One genomic segment of Mycolicibacterium gilvum includes these proteins:
- a CDS encoding N-acetylmuramoyl-L-alanine amidase has product MLYPRHAPSVLFTALAATVMLLPWAISGIPDGDEKPTADAPLLVQQPLADLGGGETIRELHQDTPFSMVALTSADLTGTSARVRAKKDDGSWGQWYDVEPLEGVGADTPSPGGIRGTDPVFVGRTTTVQIAVTRPDDAAATAPAAPAAPAPTGPALGYVPANVEQPLAENVTAVLISPPEAPPDLGPLPNAATPAGVPPRIINRMEWGADEGMRCGEPRYDNKIRAGVLHHTAGSNDYSPGDSAGIIRSIYEYHTRTLGWCDIAYNAMVDKYGQVFEGRAGGMARPVEGAHTGGFNHNTWGVAMLGNFEAVPPTPIQLRNTSRLLGWVLGQSGVDPLGTVVLPSEGGSFTKFPFGAPTTLPAIFTHRDVGNTECPGAAAYALLPEVRNIAARFNDPPGPEQLAETLRGGAIFAKWDSLGGMNSYLGRPTSPEASGLGAARYVTFEHGAVYWSPETGAEPVTGELYKAWGALGFERGALGLPTSAEIAEPQWIVQNFQHGTLNFDREKGTVTRVTDGVPVELPPADLNPVQLERFTPPSNPV; this is encoded by the coding sequence ATCTCGGGCATCCCCGACGGGGACGAAAAACCGACGGCCGACGCACCCCTGCTCGTCCAACAGCCCCTCGCCGATCTCGGCGGCGGCGAGACGATCCGCGAGCTCCACCAGGACACCCCGTTCTCGATGGTGGCGCTGACCTCAGCCGACCTCACCGGGACCTCCGCGCGCGTGCGCGCCAAGAAGGACGACGGCTCGTGGGGACAGTGGTACGACGTCGAGCCGCTCGAAGGAGTGGGCGCCGACACCCCGAGCCCGGGCGGGATACGCGGCACCGACCCCGTGTTCGTCGGACGCACCACGACGGTGCAGATCGCGGTGACCCGACCCGACGACGCCGCGGCCACCGCGCCGGCGGCGCCGGCCGCCCCCGCGCCGACGGGCCCGGCGCTCGGCTACGTGCCGGCCAACGTCGAACAGCCTCTCGCCGAGAACGTCACCGCGGTGCTGATCAGTCCACCTGAGGCGCCCCCGGATCTCGGCCCACTACCCAACGCCGCGACACCCGCCGGAGTGCCGCCCCGCATCATCAACCGCATGGAATGGGGCGCCGACGAGGGGATGCGTTGCGGAGAACCCCGCTACGACAACAAGATCCGGGCCGGTGTGCTCCACCACACGGCCGGCAGCAACGATTACAGCCCCGGTGACTCCGCGGGCATCATCCGCTCGATCTACGAGTACCACACCCGCACGCTGGGCTGGTGCGACATCGCCTACAACGCGATGGTGGACAAGTACGGCCAGGTGTTCGAGGGCCGTGCGGGCGGTATGGCACGGCCCGTCGAGGGCGCGCACACCGGCGGCTTCAACCACAACACGTGGGGCGTCGCGATGCTCGGCAACTTCGAGGCCGTGCCACCGACACCGATCCAATTGCGCAACACCTCAAGGCTTCTCGGGTGGGTGCTCGGCCAGTCGGGCGTCGACCCGCTCGGCACCGTGGTGCTCCCGTCCGAGGGCGGTTCGTTCACCAAGTTCCCGTTCGGCGCCCCGACGACGCTGCCCGCGATCTTCACCCACCGCGACGTCGGCAACACCGAATGCCCCGGCGCCGCCGCGTACGCGCTGCTCCCCGAAGTGCGCAACATCGCGGCGCGGTTCAACGATCCGCCCGGACCCGAACAGCTCGCCGAGACCCTGCGCGGCGGAGCGATCTTCGCCAAATGGGACTCCCTCGGCGGCATGAACAGCTATCTGGGCCGACCGACCTCGCCCGAGGCGTCCGGACTGGGCGCGGCCCGCTACGTGACCTTCGAGCACGGCGCGGTCTATTGGTCCCCGGAGACCGGCGCCGAGCCCGTCACCGGCGAGCTCTACAAGGCCTGGGGCGCACTGGGATTCGAGCGGGGCGCACTGGGATTGCCGACCAGCGCCGAGATCGCCGAGCCGCAGTGGATCGTGCAGAACTTCCAGCACGGGACCCTGAACTTCGACAGGGAGAAGGGCACCGTCACCCGCGTCACCGACGGCGTCCCGGTGGAACTGCCTCCCGCCGACCTCAATCCCGTTCAGCTGGAACGCTTCACCCCACCGAGCAACCCGGTCTAA
- a CDS encoding helix-turn-helix transcriptional regulator: MKAVDDFLAGLQQLQPAGLLIEGEAGIGKTTMLAGVVDAARQAGFRVLSAHGDQSGSGLAHAAIADLFAGVQTDILDGLPELQRRAADGVLRRGDGTGGPTDERVIAAALLGAVHGSATRTPVLVAVDDVQWLDPSSVAVLAFVARRVKGRVGFVVAERPGVGPGLPAATWLQVGTGALTRLPVAPMSLGALHTMLSSRLGRRFSRPQIVRIAEVSGGNPLYALELARVADGAGSRPGQRLPESLSELVRLRVDGLAEDVRDVLLVAASATSPTVDLLAKAVGVTPAAVTGLVEAAEVEGIVVIDGNRIRFTHPVLANGIYAGADPQRRREVHRRLADLKTDPELRARHLALASTVADETTLTTLDAAADAARARGAPAAAAELLEWAMQLGGDSVSRRIRAAEHHVVAGDMRRAATLLEQALVDLRPGVLCAIALNLLAGVRMVEDDYIRAVELLERARADADNDAVLVTTLLSLGFCLGMTGSFTAQLATVREAVAVAERAGVPALTSRALAMWVHVSFQAGNGLDSAALLRAVDLEDPEDNTPIPFRASAARGLSLALTGRLAEADGQLAAVAQRSAQRGAEQDVMAVLGYRTLVAIWRGRYAEADAYAADTMERAEQLGGSMVIAFSVCAAVAAYRGRDEQARDHASRALSQEGDYVALTVWASATLAFLEVSRGNHDQALRAAEPLVELYRGFPGTELMSACFMPDAIEALIAVGRLDDAEPLIAAFERNGAELDRPWQLAVGHRCRALLLNATGDVEGALAAAERAMAEHARLAMPFERARTALTHGEVLRRLRRRDAAAVVVGDALAQFEDLGVPLWIERARQDLSRIAAGRSAVGSELTASERRIAELAASGMSNRDVAEALFVSVKTIETNLSRVYRKLGIRSRAQLGRMLR, encoded by the coding sequence GTGAAGGCCGTCGACGACTTCCTGGCGGGGCTGCAGCAGCTGCAGCCGGCCGGTCTGTTGATCGAGGGTGAGGCCGGCATCGGCAAGACCACGATGCTGGCGGGGGTCGTGGACGCGGCCCGGCAGGCGGGTTTCCGGGTGCTCTCGGCGCACGGGGACCAGTCCGGGTCGGGGCTCGCGCACGCCGCGATCGCCGATCTGTTCGCCGGCGTGCAGACCGACATCCTCGACGGGTTGCCCGAGCTGCAACGCAGGGCGGCGGATGGGGTGCTGCGGCGTGGGGACGGCACGGGCGGACCGACGGACGAACGGGTGATCGCCGCGGCGCTGCTCGGCGCCGTACACGGCTCGGCCACGCGCACACCGGTGTTGGTCGCGGTCGACGACGTGCAGTGGCTCGATCCGTCCAGCGTCGCGGTGCTCGCTTTCGTCGCACGCCGGGTCAAGGGCAGGGTCGGCTTCGTCGTCGCCGAACGCCCGGGGGTGGGGCCCGGGTTGCCCGCCGCCACCTGGCTGCAGGTCGGCACCGGGGCGCTCACGCGGCTGCCGGTCGCGCCGATGAGTCTCGGGGCACTGCACACGATGCTGTCGAGCCGGCTGGGCAGAAGGTTCTCCCGGCCGCAGATCGTCCGGATCGCCGAGGTCTCCGGCGGTAATCCGTTGTACGCGTTGGAGTTGGCACGCGTGGCCGACGGCGCCGGGAGCCGTCCGGGGCAGCGGTTGCCCGAATCGCTGTCCGAGTTGGTCCGACTCCGGGTGGACGGGCTCGCCGAGGATGTCCGGGACGTGCTGCTGGTGGCCGCGTCGGCCACGTCGCCGACGGTGGATCTGCTGGCGAAGGCGGTCGGGGTCACCCCCGCGGCGGTCACGGGTCTGGTCGAGGCGGCCGAGGTCGAGGGCATCGTCGTCATCGACGGCAACCGGATCCGGTTCACGCACCCGGTGCTGGCCAACGGGATCTACGCCGGCGCCGACCCGCAGCGCCGGCGGGAGGTCCACCGCAGGCTGGCCGATCTCAAGACCGACCCCGAGTTGCGCGCCCGCCACCTCGCTCTCGCGTCGACCGTCGCCGACGAGACCACGTTGACGACTCTGGACGCCGCTGCCGATGCGGCCCGGGCGCGCGGCGCCCCGGCGGCGGCCGCGGAGCTCCTCGAGTGGGCGATGCAGCTCGGCGGAGACAGCGTGTCGCGGCGCATCCGGGCCGCCGAGCACCACGTCGTCGCCGGTGACATGCGGCGGGCCGCGACGCTGCTCGAGCAGGCGCTCGTCGATCTGCGGCCGGGTGTGCTGTGCGCGATCGCGCTGAATCTCCTTGCCGGAGTGCGCATGGTGGAGGACGACTACATCCGGGCGGTCGAGCTGCTCGAGCGTGCCCGCGCGGACGCCGACAACGACGCGGTGTTGGTCACGACGCTGCTGTCACTGGGGTTCTGTCTCGGGATGACCGGGTCGTTCACCGCGCAGCTCGCGACCGTGCGGGAGGCGGTCGCCGTCGCCGAACGTGCCGGTGTGCCCGCGTTGACCAGCCGGGCGCTGGCCATGTGGGTCCACGTCAGCTTCCAGGCCGGAAACGGGCTGGACTCGGCAGCCCTGTTGCGCGCGGTCGATCTTGAGGACCCCGAGGACAACACACCGATTCCGTTCCGCGCCAGTGCTGCTCGTGGTCTGTCTCTGGCGTTGACGGGCCGGCTGGCCGAGGCGGACGGTCAGTTGGCGGCCGTGGCGCAGCGCAGTGCGCAGCGGGGCGCCGAGCAGGACGTGATGGCAGTCCTCGGATACCGCACACTGGTGGCGATCTGGCGGGGACGGTACGCCGAGGCGGACGCCTACGCCGCCGACACGATGGAGCGGGCCGAGCAGCTCGGCGGCTCGATGGTGATCGCGTTCAGTGTCTGCGCGGCTGTCGCCGCGTACCGCGGCCGGGACGAGCAGGCCCGCGACCACGCGAGCAGAGCGTTGTCGCAGGAGGGTGACTATGTCGCGCTGACCGTGTGGGCGAGCGCGACACTGGCGTTCCTGGAGGTGTCGCGAGGCAACCACGATCAGGCGCTGCGCGCCGCCGAGCCGCTGGTCGAGCTGTACCGCGGGTTCCCGGGCACCGAGCTGATGTCCGCGTGCTTCATGCCCGACGCGATCGAGGCGCTGATCGCGGTCGGGCGCCTCGACGACGCGGAGCCTCTGATCGCGGCGTTCGAGCGCAACGGTGCCGAGCTGGACAGGCCGTGGCAGCTCGCCGTCGGACATCGTTGCAGGGCCCTGCTTCTGAATGCCACCGGTGACGTCGAGGGCGCGCTGGCCGCCGCCGAGCGCGCGATGGCCGAGCACGCCCGGCTCGCGATGCCGTTCGAGCGGGCACGCACCGCGCTCACCCACGGTGAGGTGTTGCGCAGGCTGCGCCGCCGTGACGCGGCCGCGGTCGTGGTGGGTGACGCGCTCGCCCAGTTCGAGGACCTCGGTGTCCCGCTGTGGATCGAGCGGGCCCGACAGGACCTGTCCCGCATCGCGGCGGGCAGGTCGGCGGTCGGGTCGGAGCTCACCGCCTCCGAGCGCCGGATCGCCGAGTTGGCGGCATCGGGGATGAGCAACCGCGACGTGGCCGAGGCGTTGTTCGTCAGCGTGAAGACCATCGAGACGAATCTGAGCCGCGTCTACCGGAAGCTGGGGATCCGGTCCAGGGCCCAGTTGGGCAGGATGCTGCGTTAG
- a CDS encoding Cof-type HAD-IIB family hydrolase: MTPLMIATDVDGTLLDNDENVTARTRSAVRAAVDAGVRFVLATGRPPRWVGPVVDQLGFAPMAVCANGAVIYDPSTDRIVSARTLSTDVLAMLAEIATRTIPGAGLAVERVGSSAHDAATPQFVSSPGYEHAWLNPDNTEVSIEDLLSAPAVKLLVRKAGARSADMAEVLAQHIGTEGDITYSTNNGLIEIMPLGISKATGIEELARPLGVDAADIVTFGDMPNDVPMLGWAGLGVAMGNAHPDALAAADEVTGTNAEDGVARVLERWWR; the protein is encoded by the coding sequence ATGACGCCGTTGATGATCGCCACCGACGTGGACGGCACCCTGCTCGACAACGACGAGAACGTCACGGCCAGAACACGGTCCGCCGTGCGGGCGGCGGTCGATGCCGGAGTGCGGTTCGTGCTGGCCACCGGACGGCCACCCCGTTGGGTCGGGCCCGTCGTCGATCAGTTGGGTTTCGCGCCGATGGCGGTGTGCGCCAACGGCGCCGTGATCTACGACCCGTCCACGGACCGGATCGTCTCGGCGCGCACCCTCTCGACCGACGTGCTCGCGATGCTGGCCGAGATCGCGACGCGGACGATCCCCGGCGCGGGGCTGGCCGTGGAACGTGTCGGCAGCAGCGCCCACGACGCGGCCACGCCGCAGTTCGTCAGCTCGCCGGGATACGAGCACGCCTGGCTGAACCCGGACAACACCGAGGTCTCGATCGAGGATCTGCTCAGCGCTCCCGCGGTCAAACTCCTGGTGCGCAAGGCCGGTGCCCGCAGCGCCGACATGGCCGAGGTCCTCGCCCAGCACATCGGCACCGAGGGCGACATCACGTACTCGACGAACAACGGGCTGATCGAGATCATGCCGTTGGGCATCAGCAAGGCCACCGGGATCGAGGAGCTGGCCCGCCCGCTGGGGGTGGACGCCGCCGACATCGTGACTTTCGGTGACATGCCCAACGACGTCCCGATGCTCGGCTGGGCCGGATTGGGTGTGGCGATGGGCAACGCGCATCCCGACGCGCTCGCCGCCGCCGACGAGGTGACGGGCACCAACGCCGAGGACGGGGTCGCCCGCGTCCTGGAACGGTGGTGGCGGTAA
- a CDS encoding lysophospholipid acyltransferase family protein, with amino-acid sequence MEPVFRTLEITAEALVRATGTEITFRGLENLPATGGAVIAINHTGYVDFLPAALAAKRRGRRMRFMIKAEMQDVPVLGWLIEHTGTIPVDRQAGAGAYAAAVQSLLRGEIVGVYPEATISRSFELKEFKSGAVRMAVEARVPIVPLIVWGAHRVWTKDHPRALGRRRFPVTVSVGAPLEPAAAAADAGAVLRAEMTRLLHEVQDDYGQPPGAFWLPRRLGGGAPTPEEARRMEEAELAERARRRNGRR; translated from the coding sequence ATGGAGCCGGTCTTCCGCACACTGGAGATCACGGCCGAGGCCCTCGTGCGCGCCACCGGTACCGAGATCACCTTCCGGGGGCTGGAGAACCTGCCGGCCACCGGCGGCGCGGTGATCGCGATCAACCACACCGGGTATGTCGACTTCCTACCGGCGGCGCTGGCGGCCAAGCGGCGGGGCCGGCGCATGCGGTTCATGATCAAGGCGGAGATGCAGGACGTGCCGGTCCTCGGGTGGCTGATCGAGCACACCGGCACCATCCCGGTGGACCGGCAGGCGGGTGCGGGCGCGTACGCCGCCGCGGTGCAGTCTCTGCTGCGGGGCGAGATCGTCGGGGTGTATCCCGAGGCGACGATCAGCCGCAGCTTCGAGCTCAAGGAGTTCAAGTCCGGTGCGGTGCGCATGGCCGTCGAGGCCCGGGTGCCGATCGTGCCGCTGATCGTGTGGGGAGCCCATCGCGTGTGGACCAAGGATCACCCGAGAGCGCTGGGCCGCAGGAGGTTTCCGGTCACGGTATCGGTCGGGGCGCCGCTGGAACCGGCGGCGGCCGCAGCTGATGCCGGCGCGGTGCTGCGTGCGGAGATGACCAGGTTGCTGCACGAGGTGCAGGACGATTACGGGCAACCGCCGGGAGCGTTCTGGCTACCCCGCCGCCTCGGCGGCGGTGCGCCGACGCCCGAGGAGGCACGACGGATGGAGGAAGCGGAGTTGGCGGAGCGGGCACGCAGACGGAACGGGCGCCGATGA
- a CDS encoding lysophospholipid acyltransferase family protein — protein MEPVYGTAIQLARLVWRIQGLKFTVTGIENLPRTGGAVIAINHTSYFDFTFAGLPAYRQHLGRKVRFMAKKEVFDNKISGPLMRGMKHIPVDRDSGAASFDEACRRLAAGEFVGVYPEATISRSFEIKEFKSGAARMAIAANVPIVPHIVWGAQRIWTKGHPKNMKRPKVPIHIAVGTPIEPTLPAAELTTLLHSRMQHLLAQVQDAYGPHPPGEFWVPHRMGGGAPTLAEANRMDAEEAAQKAARRSATPGIDTGNAEAPD, from the coding sequence GTGGAACCGGTATACGGCACCGCGATCCAGCTGGCCCGGCTGGTCTGGCGGATTCAGGGCCTGAAGTTCACCGTGACGGGGATCGAGAATCTGCCTCGCACCGGCGGGGCCGTCATCGCGATCAACCACACCAGCTACTTCGACTTCACGTTCGCCGGGCTGCCCGCCTACCGGCAGCACCTGGGCCGCAAGGTCCGGTTCATGGCGAAGAAGGAAGTCTTCGACAACAAGATCAGCGGCCCGCTGATGCGGGGTATGAAGCACATCCCGGTCGACCGGGACAGCGGGGCGGCGTCGTTCGACGAAGCCTGCCGCCGGCTGGCCGCCGGCGAGTTCGTCGGCGTCTATCCGGAGGCGACGATCAGCCGGAGCTTCGAGATCAAGGAGTTCAAATCCGGCGCCGCACGGATGGCGATCGCGGCGAACGTGCCGATCGTGCCGCACATCGTGTGGGGTGCGCAGCGGATCTGGACCAAGGGCCATCCGAAGAACATGAAGCGGCCCAAGGTGCCGATCCACATCGCGGTGGGCACGCCGATCGAGCCGACGCTGCCCGCCGCCGAGCTCACCACCCTGCTGCACTCGCGGATGCAGCACCTGCTCGCGCAGGTGCAGGACGCCTACGGACCCCACCCGCCCGGCGAGTTCTGGGTGCCGCACCGGATGGGTGGCGGCGCGCCGACGCTGGCGGAGGCCAACCGGATGGACGCGGAGGAGGCGGCGCAGAAAGCCGCCCGACGTTCCGCGACACCGGGGATCGACACCGGGAACGCCGAGGCACCGGATTAA
- a CDS encoding Rieske 2Fe-2S domain-containing protein: MQVTSVGHAGFRIDTKAGSILCDPWVNPAYFASWFPFPDNTGLDWSALGAVDYLYVSHLHKDHFDPKNLAEHVNKDAVVLLPDFPVPDLRRELEKLGFHTFFETTDSVKHRVSGPKGDLDVMIIALRAPADGPIGDSGLVVSDGVTTAFNMNDARPVDLDMVHADFGQIDVHMLQYSGAIWYPMVYDMPARAKQAFGTQKRQRQMDRCRQYIAQVGATWVIPSAGPPCFLDPELRDLNDDHGDPANIFPDQVVFLDQMRSHGHDGGLLMIPGSTADFTGSQLLSLKHPIPDDDVMAIFTTGKADYIADFAERMAPVLAAEKASWAPAEGEPLLEPLRELFEPIMLQSDQICDGIGYPVELRLGDGDRQEVVVLDFPKRAVREAIPDEKFRYGFAIAPELVRTVLRDGEPDWVNTIFLSTRFRAWRVGGYNEYLYTFFKCLTDERIAYADGWFAEAHDDTASITLEGWEIQRRCPHLKADLSKFGVIEGTTLTCNLHGWQWNLTNGRCLTTKGHELRSTKLG; encoded by the coding sequence GTGCAGGTCACGAGCGTCGGCCATGCCGGCTTCCGCATCGACACCAAGGCCGGCAGCATTCTGTGCGACCCGTGGGTCAACCCCGCCTACTTCGCGTCGTGGTTCCCGTTCCCCGACAACACCGGCCTCGATTGGTCTGCACTCGGCGCCGTGGACTACCTCTACGTGTCGCACCTGCACAAGGACCACTTCGACCCGAAGAACCTCGCCGAGCACGTCAACAAGGATGCGGTCGTGCTGCTGCCGGACTTCCCGGTGCCCGACCTGCGCCGCGAACTGGAGAAGCTGGGTTTCCACACGTTCTTCGAGACCACCGACTCGGTCAAGCACCGCGTCAGCGGACCGAAGGGCGACCTCGATGTGATGATCATCGCGCTGCGCGCCCCGGCCGACGGCCCGATCGGCGACTCCGGCCTGGTGGTGTCGGACGGTGTCACGACCGCGTTCAACATGAACGACGCCAGGCCGGTCGATCTGGACATGGTGCACGCCGACTTCGGCCAGATCGACGTCCACATGCTGCAGTACTCGGGCGCGATCTGGTACCCGATGGTCTACGACATGCCCGCCCGCGCCAAGCAAGCGTTCGGCACCCAGAAGCGGCAGCGCCAGATGGACCGCTGCCGGCAGTACATCGCGCAGGTCGGTGCGACGTGGGTGATCCCGTCAGCCGGTCCGCCCTGCTTCCTCGACCCCGAGTTGCGGGATCTGAACGACGACCACGGCGACCCGGCGAACATCTTCCCCGACCAGGTCGTGTTCCTCGACCAGATGCGCAGCCACGGACACGACGGCGGACTGCTGATGATCCCCGGGTCGACCGCGGATTTCACCGGCTCCCAACTGCTTTCGCTGAAGCATCCGATTCCCGACGACGACGTGATGGCGATCTTCACCACGGGCAAGGCGGACTACATCGCCGACTTCGCCGAGCGGATGGCTCCCGTGCTCGCCGCCGAGAAGGCGTCGTGGGCACCTGCCGAGGGCGAGCCCCTGCTCGAGCCGCTGCGCGAGCTCTTCGAGCCGATCATGCTGCAGTCCGACCAGATCTGCGACGGCATCGGATACCCGGTCGAACTGCGGCTCGGGGACGGCGACCGTCAAGAAGTCGTGGTGCTGGACTTCCCCAAACGTGCTGTGCGGGAAGCGATTCCCGATGAGAAGTTCCGCTACGGCTTCGCCATCGCGCCCGAACTGGTGCGCACCGTGCTGCGCGACGGAGAACCCGACTGGGTGAACACCATCTTCCTGTCCACCCGGTTCAGGGCCTGGCGGGTCGGCGGCTACAACGAATACCTCTACACCTTCTTCAAATGCCTCACCGACGAGCGCATCGCCTACGCCGACGGCTGGTTCGCCGAGGCCCACGACGACACCGCGTCGATCACGCTGGAGGGCTGGGAGATTCAGCGACGGTGCCCGCACCTGAAGGCCGACCTGTCCAAGTTCGGGGTCATCGAGGGCACCACGTTGACCTGCAACCTGCACGGCTGGCAGTGGAACCTGACCAACGGCCGCTGCCTGACCACCAAGGGCCACGAGTTGCGCTCGACGAAGCTGGGTTGA
- the serS gene encoding serine--tRNA ligase has protein sequence MIDPKVLRENPDAVRASQQARGEDPGLVDALAEADSARRAAISAADNLRAEQKSASKAIGKASPDERPALLAAAKELSEKVKAAEADQAAAEAAYTAAHMAISNVIIDGVPAGGEDDFVVLDTVGEPRVIPDAKDHLELGEALGLIDMERGAKVSGSRFYFLTGFGALLQLGLFQLAVRTATENGFTLMIPPVLVRPEIMRGTGFLGAHADEIYHLAEDDLYLVGTSEVPLAGYHSDEILDLSGGPLRYAGWSSCFRREAGSYGKDTRGIIRVHQFDKVEGFVYCRPEEAEAEHDRLLGWQRQLLAAIEVPYRVIDIAAGDLGSSAARKYDCEAWVPTQQTYRELTSTSNCTTFQARRLAVRYRDENGRPQTAATLNGTLATTRWLVAILENHQQPDGSVRIPEALVPHVGTDVLRPKK, from the coding sequence GTGATCGACCCGAAGGTGCTGCGAGAAAACCCCGACGCCGTCCGCGCATCACAACAGGCCAGGGGCGAGGATCCCGGTCTGGTCGACGCGCTCGCCGAGGCCGACTCCGCCCGGCGTGCCGCGATCTCGGCCGCCGACAATCTGCGCGCGGAACAGAAGTCGGCCAGCAAGGCGATCGGCAAGGCGTCGCCCGACGAACGGCCCGCGCTGCTGGCCGCCGCGAAGGAGCTCTCCGAGAAGGTCAAGGCCGCCGAGGCCGACCAGGCGGCCGCCGAGGCCGCCTACACCGCGGCGCACATGGCGATCTCGAACGTGATCATCGACGGGGTGCCCGCCGGCGGTGAGGACGATTTCGTGGTGCTCGACACCGTCGGTGAACCACGGGTCATCCCCGACGCCAAGGACCATCTCGAGCTCGGCGAGGCACTGGGGTTGATCGACATGGAGCGCGGGGCCAAGGTGTCGGGGTCGCGCTTCTACTTCCTCACCGGGTTCGGCGCGCTGCTGCAGCTCGGTCTGTTCCAGCTGGCGGTGCGCACCGCCACCGAGAACGGCTTCACACTGATGATCCCGCCGGTGCTGGTCCGGCCGGAGATCATGCGCGGCACCGGGTTCCTGGGCGCACACGCCGACGAGATCTACCACCTCGCCGAGGACGATCTGTATCTGGTCGGGACGTCGGAGGTGCCGCTGGCCGGCTACCACTCCGACGAGATCCTCGACCTGTCGGGTGGCCCGCTGAGGTACGCCGGCTGGTCGTCGTGCTTCCGGCGCGAGGCGGGTAGCTACGGCAAGGACACCCGCGGCATCATCCGGGTGCACCAGTTCGACAAGGTCGAGGGCTTCGTCTACTGCCGGCCCGAAGAGGCCGAGGCCGAGCACGATCGACTGCTCGGCTGGCAGCGTCAGTTGCTGGCGGCCATCGAGGTGCCCTACCGGGTGATCGACATCGCCGCGGGGGATCTGGGGTCGTCGGCGGCACGCAAGTACGACTGCGAGGCGTGGGTGCCGACGCAGCAGACCTACCGCGAGCTGACCTCGACGTCGAACTGCACCACGTTCCAGGCGCGGCGGCTGGCCGTGCGCTACCGCGATGAGAACGGCAGGCCCCAGACCGCGGCGACGCTGAACGGGACGCTGGCCACCACGCGCTGGCTGGTCGCGATCCTGGAGAACCATCAGCAGCCCGACGGCAGCGTGCGGATCCCCGAGGCGCTGGTGCCCCACGTCGGCACGGACGTGCTCAGACCCAAGAAGTAG
- a CDS encoding septum formation family protein, with the protein MVRMSESSGSWWRSLHAASTRRALLLTALGGLLIAGVITALPDTDPTGGLTANSISLGPRGNDTFDHAKSGDCLTWPDRTPDAAEIVDCAGEHRFEVAESVDMGTFPGSEYGPDAAPPSAARIQQISQEQCSAAVKRYLGARFDPNSRFSVSMLWSGDKAWRQSGERRMLCGLQLPGPNNQQLAFTGRVADVDQSKVWPVGTCLGIDPATNQPTDIPVDCAAPHAMEVTGAVNLAAKFPAALPPEPEQDTFIKDECTKMTDAYLAPIELRETTLTLVYSTVSLPSWAAGSRQVSCSIGATLGNGGWSTLLNSAKGPLMINGQPPVPPPDIPEERLSLPPIPVPDSSSGSSSSSSSSGSSSSSGSSDSSGSSDSSGSSDSSSGSSQSEDQTVHGPQAPAPAPTEQPPVNPAPPPPAAPPADQLPPPGPLLLPPPPPPPAPVAGPPAEPLPPGPPPPPGV; encoded by the coding sequence ATGGTGCGGATGTCTGAGTCATCCGGTTCCTGGTGGAGGAGCCTGCACGCTGCGTCGACACGGCGCGCTCTGCTGCTGACCGCGCTCGGCGGGCTGCTGATCGCCGGCGTGATCACCGCGCTCCCCGACACCGACCCGACCGGCGGACTGACCGCGAACTCCATCTCCCTCGGACCGCGCGGCAACGACACCTTCGACCACGCCAAGAGCGGTGACTGCCTCACCTGGCCGGACCGCACGCCCGACGCCGCCGAGATCGTCGACTGCGCCGGTGAGCACCGGTTCGAGGTCGCCGAGTCGGTGGACATGGGCACCTTCCCCGGAAGCGAGTACGGACCCGACGCGGCGCCGCCGTCAGCGGCCCGGATCCAGCAGATCAGCCAGGAGCAGTGCTCGGCGGCGGTGAAGCGCTACCTGGGCGCGCGGTTCGACCCCAACAGCCGGTTCAGCGTCAGCATGCTGTGGTCCGGCGACAAGGCCTGGCGCCAGTCCGGCGAGCGCAGGATGCTGTGCGGACTGCAGCTGCCCGGCCCGAACAACCAGCAGCTCGCGTTCACCGGACGGGTCGCCGACGTCGACCAGTCCAAGGTCTGGCCGGTCGGCACGTGTCTGGGCATCGACCCGGCGACCAACCAGCCGACCGACATCCCCGTCGACTGCGCCGCCCCGCACGCGATGGAGGTGACCGGCGCGGTCAACCTGGCCGCGAAGTTCCCGGCCGCGCTGCCCCCGGAGCCCGAGCAGGACACGTTCATCAAGGACGAGTGCACGAAGATGACCGACGCCTACCTGGCGCCGATCGAGCTGCGAGAGACGACGCTGACGCTGGTGTACAGCACGGTGTCGTTGCCGAGCTGGGCCGCGGGCAGCCGCCAGGTGTCGTGCAGCATCGGGGCGACCCTCGGCAACGGCGGCTGGTCGACGCTGCTCAACAGCGCCAAGGGTCCGCTGATGATCAACGGACAGCCGCCCGTCCCGCCGCCGGACATCCCGGAGGAACGGCTGTCGCTGCCGCCCATCCCGGTGCCCGACTCGTCGTCGGGCAGCTCCAGCTCGTCGAGTTCGTCGGGGTCCTCCAGCTCGTCGGGGTCCTCGGACTCGTCGGGGTCCTCGGACTCGTCGGGATCCTCGGACTCGTCGTCGGGCAGCAGCCAGAGCGAGGACCAGACGGTCCACGGGCCGCAAGCCCCTGCGCCCGCGCCGACCGAGCAGCCGCCGGTCAATCCGGCGCCGCCGCCCCCGGCCGCGCCGCCCGCCGACCAGCTGCCGCCACCGGGCCCCCTGCTTCTGCCGCCGCCCCCGCCGCCGCCCGCTCCCGTGGCCGGGCCCCCGGCCGAGCCGCTGCCGCCCGGACCTCCGCCTCCACCGGGGGTGTAG